The proteins below are encoded in one region of Centropristis striata isolate RG_2023a ecotype Rhode Island chromosome 12, C.striata_1.0, whole genome shotgun sequence:
- the cfl1 gene encoding cofilin-1, with protein MASGVKVTDEVIAVFNDMKVRKAQANEDEKRKRKKAILFCMSKDLKNIVLDDGKEILLGDLGNTVHDPYQHFVKMLPPDDCRYALYDATYETKETKKEDLVFIFWAPDSAPLKSKMIYASSKDAIKRKFEGIKHEWQVNGLEDLKDRHTLAEKLGGSSVVSLEGAPI; from the exons ATG GCCTCTGGTGTGAAAGTCACAGATGAAGTTATTGCAGTCTTCAATGACATGAAGGTGCGTAAGGCTCAGGCGAACGAGgatgagaagaggaagaggaagaaggccATTCTGTTCTGCATGAGCAAGGACCTCAAGAACATTGTTCTGGATGACGGCAAAGAGATCCTGCTGGGTGACTTGGGAAACACCGTCCATGACCCATACCAGCACTTTGTCAAGATGTTGCCCCCAGACGACTGCCGCTACGCCCTGTATGACGCCACCTACGAgaccaaagaaacaaagaaggaGGACCTGGTCTTCATCTTCTG GGCTCCAGATAGTGCCCCATTGAAGAGCAAGATGATCTATGCCAGCTCAAAAGATGCTATCAAGAGAAAATTCGAAG GTATTAAGCATGAGTGGCAGGTGAACGGTTTGGAAGACCTCAAAGACCGGCACACCCTGGCAGAAAAGCTCGGCGGCTCGTCAGTAGTCAGCCTGGAAGGAGCACCTATATAA